A single Sphingobacteriales bacterium DNA region contains:
- a CDS encoding PKD domain-containing protein, whose translation MTPTFHLIIDIGALGTNYYKVEGSFETALQQSISAGGSVGSISKKVKIYEQPLAPITLFGFLVINPNLNLNIGANASINVSVSATQNINSNVSASLEYKNSTWNKDYTQTMQATYNFSGINGNADMKIFLEPAIEFKLFDSDNLEASVSAQGYVKASGTLLPVPDCELKAGVSAGAEAKFLGIASVSYPEIFDYSKSLFTCSTNQAPTADFSASQTAITTGNSVNFTDLSTGNPTSWSWSFQGGTPATSTLQNPTNIQYNTAGTYTVSLVATNANGNDTKTKTGYIVVSDVNPQLPTLTTTAITNPANTTATSGGIITSQGTSSVTARGVCWSTAQNPTIANSKTTDGTGTGSFTSNLTGLTTNTTYYVRAYATNTTGTSYGNEQSFTTTGSLANCGTVTDIDGMYIIQLLLVHNAGW comes from the coding sequence ATGACTCCAACATTTCATCTGATTATTGATATTGGAGCATTGGGGACCAATTATTATAAAGTGGAAGGTTCTTTTGAAACGGCATTACAGCAATCGATAAGTGCCGGTGGCAGTGTGGGTAGCATTTCGAAGAAAGTAAAGATTTATGAACAACCATTAGCTCCGATAACGTTATTCGGGTTCTTGGTAATTAATCCGAATCTGAATTTAAATATCGGAGCAAATGCATCCATTAATGTTTCTGTTTCTGCAACCCAAAATATAAACAGCAATGTTAGTGCTTCCTTAGAATATAAAAACAGTACCTGGAATAAAGATTATACTCAAACCATGCAAGCTACCTATAATTTTTCAGGGATTAATGGTAATGCAGATATGAAAATATTTTTAGAACCGGCTATAGAATTTAAATTATTTGATTCAGACAATTTAGAAGCGAGTGTTTCCGCACAAGGCTATGTAAAAGCATCCGGTACTTTATTGCCAGTTCCGGATTGCGAATTGAAAGCAGGTGTGAGTGCGGGAGCAGAAGCTAAATTTTTAGGTATTGCCTCTGTATCCTATCCTGAGATTTTTGACTATTCCAAATCATTGTTTACTTGCTCCACCAATCAAGCACCGACAGCAGATTTTAGTGCAAGCCAGACAGCAATTACAACAGGCAATTCTGTCAATTTTACGGATTTATCTACAGGTAATCCAACAAGTTGGTCGTGGAGTTTTCAGGGAGGCACACCTGCAACATCTACCTTGCAAAACCCTACCAATATTCAATACAATACAGCTGGCACTTATACTGTTTCACTTGTAGCAACAAATGCAAACGGTAATGATACAAAAACAAAGACTGGGTATATTGTAGTAAGTGATGTTAACCCACAACTTCCTACTTTAACAACTACTGCTATTACGAACCCGGCAAATACCACAGCCACTTCCGGTGGAATTATTACGAGCCAGGGTACCAGTTCCGTAACAGCAAGAGGCGTGTGTTGGAGTACTGCACAAAACCCAACTATTGCAAACAGCAAAACAACAGATGGCACAGGCACAGGAAGTTTTACAAGCAACCTTACAGGTTTAACAACCAACACTACCTATTATGTACGTGCGTATGCCACCAATACGACTGGCACTTCTTACGGTAACGAGCAAAGTTTTACCACTACAGGTAGCTTAGCAAATTGTGGCACTGTTACAGATATAGATGGAATGTATATAATACAGTTACTATTGGTACACAATGCTGGATGGTAG
- a CDS encoding fibrobacter succinogenes major paralogous domain-containing protein has protein sequence MVENLKTTRYNDGSAIPTGLSGLTWEYTTSGAYAIYNNDPANKATYGMLYNWHAVNTGKLAPAGWHVPTDAEWTILTTYLGGDSIAGRVMKSINLWLNPNIGSTNSSGFTGLPAGWRDGFGSFGAIWNYGYFGRLRRIIQLMHGLAVCLAIIQMRLGTLTIRGVAILSVV, from the coding sequence ATGGTAGAGAATTTGAAAACCACTCGATATAATGATGGCAGTGCCATACCTACTGGTTTGAGCGGTTTAACATGGGAATATACCACTTCTGGTGCTTATGCCATTTATAATAATGACCCTGCCAACAAGGCCACTTATGGCATGCTATACAACTGGCATGCAGTAAATACTGGTAAACTAGCACCTGCTGGCTGGCATGTACCTACAGATGCAGAATGGACAATCTTAACCACTTATTTGGGCGGTGATAGTATAGCTGGTAGAGTTATGAAAAGTATAAATTTATGGTTGAACCCAAACATAGGTTCAACCAACAGCAGCGGTTTTACAGGTCTTCCTGCAGGTTGGCGGGACGGCTTTGGTTCATTCGGCGCTATTTGGAACTATGGGTACTTTGGACGTCTACGGAGAATTATACAACTTATGCATGGTCTCGCAGTCTGTCTCGCTATAATTCAAATGCGACTAGGAACTCTAACTATAAGGGGAGTGGCTATTCTGTCCGTTGTGTAA